Within Epilithonimonas zeae, the genomic segment CGAAGAGTGGTAATGCACTTTGCGTGCTATCCATTCCGTAAACTGAGCTCAAGTAAGCCGGAGTCCAGAACAGGTAAAACCACCAGACACCATCTGTCATAAATTTACCAAAGATAAAAGCCCAAGTCTGTCTGTATCCAAAAGCTTGTTTCAAGCTCATTTTTTTCTGAGGAACTTCTGTTGTTTCTTCTGCGACATCGTCCTGGTCCTGTTGGATGTAAGCCAATTCGTGTTCGTTAACTTTCGGATGCTGATGAGGTTTTTTGTAATAGAAAATCCAAAGTCCCATCCAAACGAATCCAAGCGCACCAATGATGATAAAGGCCATTTCCCAACCCATCGATTTAGCGATGAAAGGAATAGTAACTGGCGCAGCTAATGCACCAACAGTTGCCCCAGCATTGAAGATACTTGTAGAAAACGCTCTGTCTTTTTTAGGGAAATATTCTGCAGTGGTTTTAATCGCTGCAGGAAAGTTTCCCGCTTCACCAACCGCTAAAACAAATCTTGCAAAGATGAAAAGCGTCACACTTGTGCTTGTAACAAGCGATATATTGTTGAGAGTTCCAATGATTTCTTTTGATTCTGCAAATCCTACCAACCAGTTTCCTGTTAAGATTCCCGAAGTTGCAATACCACAGAATGCGTGTAAAATAGCTCCAATTGACCAAATGAAAATTGCCCAAAGAAATCCTTTTTTCGTATCCATCCAATCCACAAACTTTCCGGCAAACAACATACTTATTGCGTAAAAAATTGAGAACAATGCCGTGATGTTTCCATAATCATTATTATTCCAATGGAACTCGGGTTGGATAAAATCTTTCCAGGTCAAAGAAAGAACCTGCCTGTCAAGATAATTGATGGTCGTAGCAATGAACAGAAGTCCACAAATAGACCATCTGAAATTACTCGGTTTTAAGGATTTGACTGAACTCATATTGGTTTTAGGAATTTAGTTTTCAATAATTATTTGATAGATTGGATGATGTCCAATACTTTTTTCGTTTCGTTTTCGATGGTTGTGTAATCTTTGGCAGCCATTAGTTCTTTACTGACTAATTTGCTTCCCATTCCAACCGCGGAAACGCCGGCTTTGAACCAGCTTTCGATGTTTTCTTTTGTTGTGTCAACGCCACCTGTCGGCATAAATATCAAGTTTGGAAACACATCTTTGATAGCACTCATAAATCCAGTTCCTAAAGCATTTCCAGGGAATAACTTGACGAATGTTACACCTGAATTTTCAGCTTCGATGATTTCGGTTGGCGTCATACAACCTGGGCTATACAATACATCTTTCGGAATCAGGAATTCTGCAACTTCTGAAACAAATCCCGGGCTGATGAAAAAATCAGCACCAACATTGTAATAATCTTCTGCTTGTTTTTGATTTTTAATGGTTCCGATTCCAAGCAGCATATCCGGCATTTCGGCATTACGGATTTCTACCATTTTTGTGAAATTACTTAGTGCAGATTCGCCCCGGCTTGTATATTCTACTGCTCGGATTCCTGCTTTGTAAAGCGATTTCAGTATTTCTAAAGTTACCGTTTCATCAGCATTATAATACAAAGGCAAAAGTCCTTGCTTGATGATGGCATTCGTAACTAGTTGAATCTTTGTCATTTTTTTAAATTTTTACTTTAAAAACTATTTTTCTGATGAAACCATTTCCAATCATTGGCGCGTGGACGTCATTGGGATAAAAAACAGCAAACTGATTTTCATTTAATTGGAAAAACATATCCGGATTATCATTGTAAAAAAGAACATCTTTTTCTGCATTGTATTCTCCGATTGGGTTTGCGCATTTTTGCCTTGATTTCCAACCAATATTTTCTATTCCCTTCAGACAGATTTGAATATCAATATTTTGATTATGACATTCGAATTTGGAAAGACTTTCTTCTTTTGTTTTGGCCATTTCATCAAAAACAATCATTCGAAGACCTTCCTCAATCTCTGTAACTCCAACCTCTAAAGCATCTAAATTTTTGTATTTTAAATACTCGAAAGCTTTTTCAAATAATGGATTGAGCAAAGAATATTGAGAAGCATTTTCTAATGTATCTATAATCATTTTTTTCTAAATTATCTTTTAATTCTTCCTCCTGAATTGCCATTCATTACTTCCAGAATATCATTAGCGCTACTCAGATTTACATCGCCTAAAATCGTGTGTTTGATGGCGCAGGCTGCGTTAGCAAATTTCAAAGCTTTCTCATCATCGAAGTGGATTAAACCGTAAATCAAACCTGCAGCAAACGCATCGCCGGTTCCGATTCTGTCCACAACAGGATTTACTTCCAGACTTTCGGTTTCGAAATATTGTCCGTTAACGAAAGCTCTTCCTTGTGTCGCCTGATTGCTCGCTGTAACACCAATTCTGGTCTTATCAAATACTTTTTTGATAGAAGGAATTTCTTTCATTAATGTCTCAGCAGCATTGATAAAACTGTCTTTGTCATAACCGAAAGTTGTTTCCAGGACTTCATTGATTTCATTCACACCACCGATGAAAATTGTAGAGTAGGAGATGAGTTCCTTAAGAACCGAAAATCCTTCTTTTCCGTATTTCCAAAGATTGGAGCGATAAGCCGGGTCGGCTGTGATTTCTATTCCTTTTGAATAGGCTAATTGTAAACCTTGCTTCAAAGTTTCATAAGCACCTTCCGAAATTCCGGGAGAAATTCCTGTCCAGTGGAAATACTCAGCACCTTCCAGAGCTTTTTCCCAATCTACTTGTTCCGGTTTGATGTTGGCAAAAGAGCCATTCAATCTATTGTAAGAAATTCGACTTGCACGCATCGCGGAACCAACTTCCAAGAAATATAAACCAATCGGATGTTCTGTTCTATTGACGAATTGCGTATCAATTCCGTAACTTTTCATTGCTGCAATGGCTGATTCTCCGATGAAACAATCGGAAACATTGGTGATATGTCTGGTCTCGCATCCCATAATTGCTAAAGACGCA encodes:
- a CDS encoding MFS transporter, producing MSSVKSLKPSNFRWSICGLLFIATTINYLDRQVLSLTWKDFIQPEFHWNNNDYGNITALFSIFYAISMLFAGKFVDWMDTKKGFLWAIFIWSIGAILHAFCGIATSGILTGNWLVGFAESKEIIGTLNNISLVTSTSVTLFIFARFVLAVGEAGNFPAAIKTTAEYFPKKDRAFSTSIFNAGATVGALAAPVTIPFIAKSMGWEMAFIIIGALGFVWMGLWIFYYKKPHQHPKVNEHELAYIQQDQDDVAEETTEVPQKKMSLKQAFGYRQTWAFIFGKFMTDGVWWFYLFWTPAYLSSVYGMDSTQSALPLFVLYMITLVSIVGGWLPKYFVDKKGMNPYAGRMRAMLIFAFFPLLALVAQPAGTISYWLPVLIIGIAGAAHQAWSANIFSTVGDMFPKKAIATITGIGGMAGGIGSFLINKGSGLLFDHAHKAWTTIDGIPLLEKYPEFKDTRLPDDLLIQLKNSGAVISDGIDKGYMIIFSICAVAYLIAWFVMKSLVPKYKIIKE
- a CDS encoding bifunctional 4-hydroxy-2-oxoglutarate aldolase/2-dehydro-3-deoxy-phosphogluconate aldolase, whose amino-acid sequence is MTKIQLVTNAIIKQGLLPLYYNADETVTLEILKSLYKAGIRAVEYTSRGESALSNFTKMVEIRNAEMPDMLLGIGTIKNQKQAEDYYNVGADFFISPGFVSEVAEFLIPKDVLYSPGCMTPTEIIEAENSGVTFVKLFPGNALGTGFMSAIKDVFPNLIFMPTGGVDTTKENIESWFKAGVSAVGMGSKLVSKELMAAKDYTTIENETKKVLDIIQSIK
- a CDS encoding YhcH/YjgK/YiaL family protein, which translates into the protein MIIDTLENASQYSLLNPLFEKAFEYLKYKNLDALEVGVTEIEEGLRMIVFDEMAKTKEESLSKFECHNQNIDIQICLKGIENIGWKSRQKCANPIGEYNAEKDVLFYNDNPDMFFQLNENQFAVFYPNDVHAPMIGNGFIRKIVFKVKI
- a CDS encoding sugar kinase, encoding MSKVVTFGEVLMRLSPSDSKMLRQSREMEFFFGGTEMNVGASLAIMGCETRHITNVSDCFIGESAIAAMKSYGIDTQFVNRTEHPIGLYFLEVGSAMRASRISYNRLNGSFANIKPEQVDWEKALEGAEYFHWTGISPGISEGAYETLKQGLQLAYSKGIEITADPAYRSNLWKYGKEGFSVLKELISYSTIFIGGVNEINEVLETTFGYDKDSFINAAETLMKEIPSIKKVFDKTRIGVTASNQATQGRAFVNGQYFETESLEVNPVVDRIGTGDAFAAGLIYGLIHFDDEKALKFANAACAIKHTILGDVNLSSANDILEVMNGNSGGRIKR